From Bacillota bacterium, one genomic window encodes:
- a CDS encoding ABC transporter permease: MVRFLKKCYVGIVFAFLYAPIFVLTLYSFNDSRSRGTWGGFTLRWYGELLQNRQILSSLYNTVMIAVLSAAIATIIGTAAAIGIHGWQGYQRRIIMNLTYIPVVNPDIVTGISLMLLFVFTRMQLGFFTMLLAHITFNIPYVILSVMPKLKQLDSNLYEAALDLGATPWYAFRQVILPEIMPGVVTGLLLAFTLSIDDFVISFFTTGSGVANLSITVYSMARLGINPTINAVSTLMFLSVLILLIIVNLRSNKEDAKRGKVNEQEGYHNRGRRLNSARSRIHEHAR; this comes from the coding sequence GTGGTAAGATTCTTGAAGAAGTGCTATGTAGGCATTGTTTTTGCCTTCCTCTACGCGCCGATTTTTGTTCTGACGCTGTACTCATTCAATGACTCCCGGTCCCGGGGCACATGGGGCGGTTTTACGTTGAGATGGTATGGTGAGCTGCTCCAGAACCGCCAGATTCTGAGTTCGCTCTACAATACCGTGATGATTGCGGTGCTGTCGGCAGCGATAGCAACAATCATCGGTACCGCAGCGGCAATTGGAATTCACGGCTGGCAGGGATATCAGCGGAGAATCATCATGAATTTAACTTATATTCCCGTGGTTAATCCTGATATTGTTACTGGAATCTCACTGATGCTCCTGTTTGTGTTTACCAGAATGCAGCTCGGATTCTTTACCATGCTGCTTGCTCACATCACCTTTAATATTCCGTATGTGATATTATCGGTGATGCCGAAGCTGAAACAGCTTGACAGTAATCTTTACGAGGCTGCGCTGGATCTGGGTGCTACGCCCTGGTATGCCTTCCGGCAGGTGATTCTGCCAGAGATCATGCCCGGAGTGGTAACTGGACTGCTGCTGGCATTTACTTTATCTATCGATGATTTTGTGATCAGCTTCTTTACCACCGGTTCAGGTGTAGCAAATCTATCGATCACTGTGTATTCAATGGCACGGTTGGGCATTAATCCAACGATTAATGCGGTTTCAACGCTGATGTTCCTGTCGGTATTGATTCTGCTGATAATCGTTAATCTGAGGTCTAATAAAGAAGATGCAAAAAGGGGGAAAGTAAATGAACAAGAGGGTTATCATAATCGCGGTCGCCGCCTTAATAGTGCTCGCAGCCGTATTCATGAACATGCGCGGTGA